In Trichocoleus desertorum NBK24, the following are encoded in one genomic region:
- a CDS encoding cation diffusion facilitator family transporter: protein MVFDNRSQVRKVLLITLLLNIFVMLLKAFVGWSTGSLSLLADALHSVTDSANNILGLVASRFSSPEPDRDHPYGHQKFEAVGALGIAAFLGIACFEILQGAVERLFQGSEPVKISASELWILLLVLGVNIFVTFYERAVGQRVNSPILIADAQHTMSDVWVTISVLAGLVGIWIWNIQWLDLFLSFPVALLVFTSGWSVLRSNLPWLVDEMAIAPEAIDAIAAQVPGVINCHRIASRGILGRQVFIEMHLIVEVDDVETAHQITEAVETRLEERYGPARINIHVEPPAYVSHQISYESDLK, encoded by the coding sequence ATGGTGTTTGACAATCGTTCTCAAGTTCGTAAGGTGTTGCTCATCACCCTGCTGCTTAATATATTTGTCATGCTCTTAAAAGCCTTTGTGGGATGGTCAACTGGGTCGCTGAGCCTACTAGCAGATGCTTTGCACAGTGTTACGGATAGCGCCAACAATATTTTGGGGTTAGTAGCCAGTCGTTTTTCCTCGCCCGAACCCGATCGCGACCACCCCTACGGCCATCAAAAATTTGAAGCTGTTGGAGCTTTAGGTATTGCGGCATTTTTGGGGATTGCCTGCTTTGAGATTCTTCAAGGAGCGGTGGAGCGATTATTTCAGGGCAGTGAACCTGTGAAAATCTCGGCTTCTGAGTTGTGGATCTTGCTACTGGTGCTAGGGGTCAACATTTTTGTCACCTTTTATGAGCGGGCTGTAGGTCAACGGGTCAACAGCCCCATCTTGATTGCAGATGCTCAGCATACGATGAGTGATGTTTGGGTCACGATTAGCGTGCTGGCGGGGTTAGTTGGCATTTGGATTTGGAATATCCAGTGGCTCGACCTATTTTTGTCGTTTCCGGTCGCGCTTTTGGTGTTTACCAGTGGTTGGTCAGTTCTGCGGTCTAACTTGCCTTGGTTAGTGGATGAAATGGCGATCGCCCCCGAAGCCATTGATGCGATCGCAGCACAAGTCCCTGGTGTCATTAACTGCCACAGGATTGCCTCAAGGGGAATATTAGGTCGGCAGGTTTTCATCGAAATGCACTTGATTGTAGAGGTTGATGACGTTGAAACGGCCCACCAAATTACCGAAGCAGTAGAAACACGGCTAGAAGAACGATACGGCCCTGCCCGAATCAATATTCATGTGGAACCACCTGCTTATGTGTCCCACCAAATTAGCTATGAGAGCGATCTTAAGTGA
- the guaA gene encoding glutamine-hydrolyzing GMP synthase translates to MDRQIIVILDFGSQYSELIARRIRETQVYSEVISYRTTAEQLRQLNPKGIILSGGPSSVYDQGAPQCDPEIWQLGIPVLGVCYGMQLMVQQLGGEVERADRGEYGKAALVIDDPTDLLTNVDDGTTMWMSHGDSVAKLPDGFELLAHTDNTPCAAIAHHEKQLYGVQFHPEVVHSLGGMALIRNFVYHICQAEPTWTTAAFVEQSIREIRAKVGDKRVLLALSGGVDSSTLAFLLHRAIGDQLTCMFIDQGFMRKYEPERLVKLFEEQFHINVAYVNARDRFLATVQGVTDPEEKRKRIGHEFISVFEEESKRLGPFDYLAQGTLYPDVIESADTNVDPKTGERVAVKIKSHHNVGGLPKDLRFKLVEPLRKLFKDEVRKLGRSIGLPEEIVQRQPFPGPGLAIRIVGEITEERLEILRDADLIVRQEINRRGVYHDFWQAFAVLLPVRSVGVMGDQRTYAYPIVLRLVSSEDGMTADWSRAPYDLLETISNRIVNEVPGVNRVVYDITSKPPGTIEWE, encoded by the coding sequence CTGGATCGGCAAATTATTGTCATTTTAGACTTCGGCTCTCAGTACTCAGAGCTGATTGCTCGTCGGATTCGCGAAACTCAGGTTTACTCTGAGGTAATTTCTTATCGCACCACCGCAGAACAGCTACGACAGCTCAACCCCAAAGGCATCATTCTCTCTGGTGGTCCCAGCTCTGTCTATGACCAGGGTGCTCCTCAGTGTGACCCAGAAATTTGGCAGTTGGGCATCCCAGTTCTAGGGGTCTGCTATGGCATGCAGTTGATGGTGCAACAACTCGGTGGCGAAGTGGAGCGAGCCGATCGCGGTGAATATGGCAAAGCTGCCCTCGTGATTGATGATCCCACCGACTTGCTGACCAATGTGGACGATGGCACCACGATGTGGATGAGTCATGGCGACTCAGTAGCCAAGTTGCCAGATGGCTTTGAGTTGCTGGCGCACACAGATAATACGCCCTGTGCCGCGATCGCCCACCATGAGAAGCAGCTATATGGAGTGCAGTTCCACCCGGAAGTGGTGCATTCCCTAGGTGGCATGGCGTTGATTCGTAACTTTGTTTATCACATCTGCCAAGCAGAACCAACTTGGACTACCGCTGCGTTCGTTGAACAGTCGATTCGAGAAATTCGGGCCAAGGTAGGAGACAAACGAGTCCTGCTAGCCCTTTCTGGGGGGGTAGATTCCTCAACATTAGCGTTCTTACTACACCGAGCGATCGGCGATCAGCTCACCTGTATGTTTATCGACCAAGGTTTCATGCGTAAGTATGAGCCAGAGCGATTGGTGAAGCTGTTTGAGGAGCAATTTCACATTAATGTCGCCTACGTCAATGCCCGCGATCGCTTCTTAGCCACAGTGCAGGGAGTGACCGATCCAGAAGAAAAACGCAAGCGGATTGGTCATGAATTTATCAGTGTGTTTGAGGAAGAATCCAAACGCCTAGGCCCCTTCGATTATTTAGCTCAAGGCACTCTCTATCCAGATGTGATTGAGTCAGCGGATACCAATGTTGATCCGAAGACAGGTGAGCGGGTTGCAGTCAAAATCAAGAGCCATCATAACGTTGGTGGCTTGCCCAAAGATCTGCGCTTCAAGCTAGTAGAACCTCTCCGCAAGCTGTTTAAAGATGAAGTTCGCAAGCTAGGCCGCTCAATTGGTTTACCTGAAGAAATTGTGCAGCGGCAGCCTTTTCCTGGCCCTGGCTTAGCGATCCGCATCGTGGGAGAAATCACTGAGGAGCGCTTAGAAATTCTCCGCGACGCTGACTTGATTGTGCGCCAAGAAATTAATCGGCGTGGCGTTTACCATGATTTCTGGCAAGCGTTCGCAGTGTTGTTGCCAGTTCGCAGCGTAGGGGTCATGGGCGATCAAAGAACCTATGCCTACCCTATTGTTCTGCGATTAGTTTCCAGTGAAGATGGCATGACCGCAGATTGGTCTCGTGCTCCTTATGATCTGCTAGAAACAATTTCTAACCGGATTGTGAATGAGGTACCCGGCGTCAATCGGGTCGTTTATGACATCACCTCTAAGCCTCCTGGCACCATCGAGTGGGAATAA
- the cbiD gene encoding cobalt-precorrin-5B (C(1))-methyltransferase CbiD, giving the protein MTELRAGYTLPVFATAAAIAALRWLHQGPQSIFSVDLDLVEPAETVTIPIAQVAGLTASSALAIAHSDPGDNLDLTRDTPIWALVEWGEPNQPEAVVIQGGEGVGRQIKAESQENHAAIYAYAQRLLHTNLERQLTLGEKIRVTIILPEGRALAERTSNAAFGVVEGLSLLGTTGISQPLSAPGQLEAFREALHTKQAYFDGLVFCVGENGLDLAAQMGINPNRLVKTANWIGPMLVEAGLAGVQAVLLFGYHGKLIKLAGGIFHTHHHVADGRLEILTAHCANLGLPSQTLSTVFASSTAEAALNYLRSLDSTSGTTWVQQVYGAIAQQIDQRCQAYIYTHSERTVHVGSILFDRDRQILVQSEIGQKLLAQVC; this is encoded by the coding sequence TTGACAGAATTACGGGCTGGATACACGCTTCCTGTCTTTGCCACCGCTGCTGCGATCGCGGCTTTACGATGGCTCCATCAAGGCCCCCAAAGCATTTTTTCGGTTGACCTAGACTTAGTTGAGCCTGCTGAAACAGTCACGATTCCCATTGCTCAGGTGGCAGGACTCACGGCTAGCTCTGCTCTAGCGATCGCCCACAGTGACCCCGGCGATAACTTAGACCTGACTCGCGATACTCCTATTTGGGCTTTAGTGGAGTGGGGAGAGCCAAATCAGCCAGAGGCAGTGGTGATTCAAGGTGGGGAAGGTGTGGGGCGACAGATTAAGGCTGAAAGCCAAGAGAATCATGCGGCGATCTATGCCTATGCTCAGCGACTTTTGCACACTAACTTGGAGCGGCAGTTAACTCTAGGTGAAAAAATTCGAGTCACCATTATTCTGCCAGAGGGACGAGCTTTAGCAGAGCGCACTTCTAACGCAGCCTTCGGGGTCGTAGAAGGATTATCTCTCCTCGGCACTACAGGTATTTCCCAGCCCTTGAGTGCCCCCGGACAACTCGAAGCATTTCGCGAAGCGCTACACACCAAGCAGGCTTATTTCGATGGCTTGGTCTTCTGCGTCGGAGAGAACGGCCTAGACTTAGCCGCTCAGATGGGTATTAACCCGAATCGCTTGGTTAAAACTGCGAACTGGATCGGTCCCATGTTGGTCGAAGCAGGCTTAGCAGGAGTACAAGCGGTTCTGTTATTTGGCTACCACGGCAAATTAATCAAGTTGGCTGGCGGCATCTTTCACACGCATCACCATGTCGCTGACGGGCGATTGGAAATCTTGACTGCTCACTGTGCCAACCTAGGACTACCGAGCCAAACTCTGTCCACCGTCTTTGCCAGTTCTACGGCTGAAGCTGCTTTAAACTACTTGCGATCGCTCGATTCCACCTCAGGTACTACTTGGGTTCAACAGGTTTATGGGGCGATCGCCCAACAAATTGATCAGCGTTGTCAAGCCTACATCTACACCCACAGCGAGCGCACCGTCCACGTTGGCTCTATTTTGTTCGATCGCGATCGCCAGATTTTAGTGCAAAGCGAAATCGGGCAGAAATTATTAGCGCAAGTCTGTTAA
- a CDS encoding STAS domain-containing protein — MKTVINSTTNALNPDGIGVEEEAMPHTPHTIVLQPNGCLNAVTSSKFQQELEQALEVTANAVIVDLLHVKAVEPEGVSALLAGIKLATSLNKSLSICSMSMKTRLALETERGRQRAVTLGSWSDLCKQEFETFLRTHSWARKQAAAQTSAQHLTQHVTHVAPSRPVSYTAGNTDIEMRTQQTA, encoded by the coding sequence ATGAAAACCGTCATAAACTCAACTACGAATGCTCTTAACCCCGATGGGATCGGCGTAGAAGAGGAGGCAATGCCTCATACTCCTCATACTATTGTGCTGCAACCCAATGGCTGCCTAAACGCTGTTACGAGTTCTAAATTTCAACAGGAGCTAGAACAAGCTCTAGAAGTAACAGCAAACGCAGTGATTGTGGATTTGTTGCATGTTAAGGCGGTGGAGCCGGAAGGAGTGAGCGCCCTGCTAGCAGGAATTAAGCTAGCCACTAGCTTGAACAAATCACTCTCGATTTGCTCAATGAGTATGAAGACTCGGCTAGCCTTGGAAACGGAAAGGGGACGTCAGCGAGCTGTGACTTTAGGGTCTTGGAGTGACCTCTGCAAGCAAGAGTTTGAAACATTTTTGCGGACCCACAGCTGGGCTCGCAAACAGGCAGCAGCTCAAACGTCGGCCCAGCATTTGACTCAACATGTGACCCACGTAGCGCCCTCCAGACCCGTGAGCTACACTGCTGGCAATACAGACATCGAAATGCGAACTCAGCAGACTGCTTAA
- a CDS encoding MFS transporter: MLRQAVDLTTVEVAAIPVSGIVDPVADPAPISAPRKPSKQAIRNSLRASTLDGVFATIFSNVAGGVLLSNFLVELDASPVELGMLASIPLLANLLQPLGAYLANRTTSRHRYGLWIYAPARLLWLILVLGIGVASFQPTHPHLLVQWALAIVVLTHFLGALGGASWFSWVAALVPRQLRGRYFGIRNSAISLTNLLSVPLVGLAVTAWPGGSIQGYGVLLFLGVIVGLVSIGFQYWMVDVNPQAQQQEHAESLAKESADLDAVAAVELSKSKSFWQDRNFLMFLLYFGLWGFSVNLSAPFFNIYLLDTLSLDVNWVTTYTSLGAGANLLMLVLWGRLADRIGNRPILVLVGILVAVTPLLWLGTGTDLTSLLVWFPLLHILAGGTWAAIDLCINNIQLGVAPVQHQATYFAIAGAVAGVSGALGTTAGGFLIEFTNSGGILGLFALSSVIRLAAILPLLLVREQRPRSVRQAVQALAQTLSNALRIPKRSPLILKPQPVTVETANFPDQAQ, from the coding sequence ATGCTGAGACAAGCAGTCGATTTGACAACTGTTGAGGTGGCAGCTATCCCTGTGTCTGGGATTGTAGATCCGGTTGCTGACCCCGCACCTATATCGGCCCCCCGTAAACCCTCTAAGCAAGCAATTCGAAACAGCCTTAGAGCCTCTACCCTAGATGGTGTGTTTGCGACCATCTTCTCTAATGTGGCAGGTGGCGTTTTACTCAGTAACTTCTTAGTAGAGCTGGATGCTAGCCCTGTAGAACTAGGGATGTTAGCTTCAATTCCGCTGCTGGCCAACCTACTGCAACCTTTGGGAGCTTACTTAGCTAACCGCACCACAAGTCGCCACCGCTACGGTTTGTGGATTTATGCCCCCGCTAGATTGCTCTGGCTAATTCTGGTTCTGGGAATTGGAGTTGCAAGCTTTCAGCCAACTCACCCGCATCTTTTAGTGCAATGGGCTTTGGCGATCGTCGTACTGACCCATTTCCTAGGGGCTTTGGGGGGAGCCTCATGGTTCAGTTGGGTGGCAGCGCTAGTGCCTCGGCAATTACGCGGTCGCTATTTTGGTATTCGCAACAGTGCCATTAGCTTGACCAACTTGCTCAGCGTTCCTTTGGTGGGTCTGGCGGTGACGGCTTGGCCAGGGGGTAGCATCCAGGGATATGGAGTGTTGCTATTTTTGGGCGTGATTGTCGGGCTGGTTAGCATCGGGTTCCAGTACTGGATGGTGGATGTCAATCCTCAAGCGCAGCAACAGGAACATGCTGAGTCATTGGCCAAAGAATCTGCTGATTTGGATGCAGTTGCAGCAGTCGAGCTTTCTAAAAGTAAGAGCTTTTGGCAAGACAGAAATTTCTTGATGTTTTTGCTCTACTTTGGCTTGTGGGGGTTCTCAGTCAACTTAAGCGCTCCTTTTTTTAACATTTATCTGTTAGATACTTTGTCCTTAGATGTCAATTGGGTGACTACTTATACGAGCCTGGGAGCGGGAGCCAATTTACTCATGCTGGTGCTGTGGGGCAGATTAGCCGATCGCATTGGTAATCGACCTATTCTTGTATTAGTGGGCATTTTAGTCGCGGTTACTCCCTTGCTGTGGCTGGGGACAGGGACTGATTTAACTTCACTCCTTGTTTGGTTTCCGCTGCTGCATATTCTGGCGGGAGGCACCTGGGCCGCGATCGATCTTTGTATCAATAACATTCAGCTAGGAGTTGCACCCGTCCAGCATCAGGCTACCTATTTCGCGATCGCCGGAGCCGTAGCAGGAGTCAGCGGAGCCTTAGGAACAACCGCAGGGGGGTTTTTGATCGAATTCACCAATTCTGGGGGCATTTTGGGGCTGTTTGCCCTCTCTAGCGTCATTCGCTTAGCGGCAATTTTGCCTTTGCTGTTGGTTCGGGAGCAACGTCCCCGCTCAGTTCGCCAAGCGGTGCAAGCTCTCGCACAGACTTTGAGTAACGCCTTGAGAATACCAAAGCGATCGCCCTTGATCCTCAAACCACAGCCTGTAACAGTAGAAACCGCGAACTTCCCAGATCAGGCACAATAG